ATTGGCTATGTGATCCCGCTTTCCAGTGCGGCGATTAATTCGGTGAGCCTGGTGGATTACATCACCTGGGGAGCGGTCGCGCTGGTGGTGCAATTACTGATTTATTTCGCGGTGCGTCTGTATATGCCGCGCCTCAGCCAACATATCCAGAATAACGATATTGCTTCCGGCACCTTTCTTTGTGCCGCCTCGCTCAGCGGCGGGATCCTGAATGCGGCGTGTATGTCGTATTAATTTGCCATTGCATGACAATACCGGGAATCCGCCCGGTATTGTTTGGCGGATATCCTTGCCCAGCACCTTTGTTTACCGCGTTTTGATAACCTGTCCCACAGATTCAGCGATATATCACGGCGCGCGCAAACCACATGCCGGGGAGCGTGGCAGCCTCGGATTTCATTACAATCACATAATAATGTGCACCAGAGGCATCGGCTTTTTGTTGAAGGGCGCGATCCACATCATCTGCGTTTCCGCGCATGCTCACCGAAATCGTCCCCATTTTTTCCAACTGGCTGGTTTGTGCGTAGCGAATTTCAAGCGCTTTCTCCGCAGGCGGCGGTGGCGCGACAGGCTTACCTTGTATGATCTGGCAGCCGGACAGCATCAATATTAAGGGTAAGAAAAGTATCCGCACGATGTTCATTGTTTCAGCCTGACAGGAGTAGATAGCGGAAGTGTAGCGCTATCATCGGGCCGATGGCATTCTCTTTCACAGGGAAGTCGTTCAATTTTGGGAAGGAGTCTACTCTGTGCGCTGTATCGTTAATGCTGCTTTTTTGCTGTTGTTTACTGGCTGTGCGTATGCCGAACCTTCATTACACGAATTAGATTCGATCTATCAGCAGTGCCGTGAGCGGGGAAGGATAGCCCTGTCGCGCTGCCGTCTGAAAACCACTGGTTCTGGACGTTAAACAACGAGGATAAAGCCACCGCGCTTGTTTATTTGAATGAACAGACGCCGCTGTGCCCGTAGCAAGTGGTGGCCATTGCACAATATCTGCAACACGATGACTGATAAGAGAGGCCGCTTTTGTGTAGCGCGATTAAAATAGCGACACAAAAGCGGGTATTTTACTGGCGGTTAAATACGGAAGACGCTGACCAGCTCGCTGAGATGGTGACCTTTCTGGCGCAGGCTCTGAGCGGTATCTTCCGAATTGTTGACCAGAATGGCATTTTCCTGTGTTGTCTGACCAATCTGTACAATCGCGATGTTCACCTGGCTGATACCCGCAGACTGCTCGCGTGAGGCGATATCGATATCGTTCACGATGGTACTGACCTGCAAGATGCGGTCACGCAAGTCATCCATTACCGCCTGCGTTTTTTCTGAGAAATGATAACCCGCTTCGATTTTCTCCAGTGATTCATCAATCAGCGTTTCGATCTCTTTCACCGCAGTAGAACTGCGCTGTGCCAGCGCCCGCACTTCGGCGGCAACCACGGCGAAGCCTCTACCGTGCTCACCCGCACGAGCGGCTTCTACTGCGGCATTCAGTGCCAGAATATTGGTCTGGAAAGCGATAGATTCGATGACTGTCGTGATATCAGCAATCCGCTGGGATGAGTTCTTGATATCGCTCATCGTAGAAACGGAGTCGATAACGGTCTGGCTGCCGTTGCGTGCTGCTGCGGCGCTCTGCGCTGCCAGATCTTTGGCGGCGGAGACGTTATCGGCATTCTGCTTCACGCTGGCGGAGAGTTGCTCCATGCTGGCAGACGTCTCTTCGACGCTGCTGGCCTGACGGGCAATCTGCTCGCTGATATTTTCGCTATCGGCAGCCAGCGCATCGGTGCTAGAACCGATTTCTTCGGACGAATTTCTCACCTGCGACACGATGGTCGTTAGCCCTTGTCCGATGCCGTTAATGGCATCGATCAGGCGGCCAACTTCATCGTAACGGTTGCTTGAAAGCGTTGCCGTCAGGTTACCGGCAGAAAACTGTTCCGCTACTTTGACGATTTCAACCAGCGGCTGGCTCAGCCATTTGCGCGTCAGTACGACAAAGAATCCAGCGAAGAGCAGAACCAGAATAATGCCGCCGCCCAAAAACAGGTTACGGGTGTGATTAATTTCTGCCATCAGGCTTTCTTTGCTCACCGTGCCTGCAACAATCCAGTTCCATTGCGGAATACTGCGGTACACCATGATTCGGTTTTTTTCTTCGCCCGTCATCGTGTTGTTGACGTATTCGATCGTACCATTACCAGTTGCCAGCACGTTTTCTAACGCACCGTCTGACCAGTCAGGGCGTTGGTTGGCATTGCTTGGGTGGTAAAGATAGTTACCTGCATCCTTTCCTTTTTTCGTGCTAAGGACAAAGAAATGGCCGGTTTCACCCATTTTCTTGTTCAGAATCGTTTGCTGCATCTCGGTAAATTGCTTCGTGATGTCGACGCCGGCGAACAGAATGCCGATCACCTTGTTTTCACTATCGCGTATTGGTTGATACTGGGTGATGTACTGTTTGCCGAATAGTGTGGCTAACCCACTGTAAGTGTCACCTTTCATCACGTGCGCATAGGCTGGGCTTTCACGATCGAGTTTGGTGCCCATCGCGCGCGATCCATCTTCTTTTTTTAGTGAAGTGGTAACGCGCGTAAAATCCTCTCCATCACGGGCAAAAACGGTTGAAACGGCATTGGTACGGCTCAGAAAATCGTCCGGCACTTCGGTGTTGAGGTTCAATACCGTATCGCCAGCCTTAAGCGTTGGGTGAGAGGTGTTGCCGAAAGGCGTGCGGTTAACGGTATCCAGTGAAAACCGCGTCGGCAGAAAGCTCGCCAACAACTGCGTATAGTTGCTGACCTCAGCTTGCAGGCCGGTATCGTACATGTTGATCATGTCAGTGACGCCATTCACCTGGCTCTGCATGTTATTGAGGGTCAACGATTTCAGTTGAACGCCTGCGGAGCGGGTTAGGGTGAGGGTAAAGACTATGAACAATATCGCCACGCTTAGAGAGGCGATAATTGATAGTTTGATACCCAAACCCCAGTGCTTAAAGGAAAGTCCCAACATATGTGTGTCTCTTATAATAAAAAAGGTTATTTTTTAGTCTTACTTCACATGCGTTAACGGCAGTAAATGAAAAAAATTAATCACGGAGTGCAAGTGTTAACTTCAGTTATTGATCTAGATTAATGCTATTTTTTATTCACATAAATGCGCTAGTTAGGCCAGCACGTGACGAATGACGACACGGAGATAAAACATTGCTGTGAGTGTGGTTATCGTAAAAGGTAGTAAATTTTCCGCTAAATACAATTTCGCTACATAAAAATAGGCTGACGGAAGGGAACACGAGGGAAATATGGTCGAAATGTCACTGGATAAACTCGGTAGCGGTATTGAAACGATTCACGCGGCACCTGCGGGAAAGAGAGAGCAGCCCCTCCCGACGATTTTCTTCTTTCATGGTTACACGTCATCAAAAGAGGTGTATTCGTATTTTGGCTATGCGTTGGCTCAGGCTGGATTTCGGGTGATTTTGGCCGATGCGGCCATGCACGGTGCGCGCTATAACGGCGATGAAGCGCATCGATTGCGCC
This genomic interval from Pectobacterium aquaticum contains the following:
- a CDS encoding DUF350 domain-containing protein, producing MPIVTSLLAFASYFLIGFAMVLTFLFIYTRITPHDEWALIKENNGTAAIGFGGALIGYVIPLSSAAINSVSLVDYITWGAVALVVQLLIYFAVRLYMPRLSQHIQNNDIASGTFLCAASLSGGILNAACMSY
- the bsmA gene encoding biofilm peroxide resistance protein BsmA, with protein sequence MNIVRILFLPLILMLSGCQIIQGKPVAPPPPAEKALEIRYAQTSQLEKMGTISVSMRGNADDVDRALQQKADASGAHYYVIVMKSEAATLPGMWFARAVIYR
- a CDS encoding methyl-accepting chemotaxis protein → MLGLSFKHWGLGIKLSIIASLSVAILFIVFTLTLTRSAGVQLKSLTLNNMQSQVNGVTDMINMYDTGLQAEVSNYTQLLASFLPTRFSLDTVNRTPFGNTSHPTLKAGDTVLNLNTEVPDDFLSRTNAVSTVFARDGEDFTRVTTSLKKEDGSRAMGTKLDRESPAYAHVMKGDTYSGLATLFGKQYITQYQPIRDSENKVIGILFAGVDITKQFTEMQQTILNKKMGETGHFFVLSTKKGKDAGNYLYHPSNANQRPDWSDGALENVLATGNGTIEYVNNTMTGEEKNRIMVYRSIPQWNWIVAGTVSKESLMAEINHTRNLFLGGGIILVLLFAGFFVVLTRKWLSQPLVEIVKVAEQFSAGNLTATLSSNRYDEVGRLIDAINGIGQGLTTIVSQVRNSSEEIGSSTDALAADSENISEQIARQASSVEETSASMEQLSASVKQNADNVSAAKDLAAQSAAAARNGSQTVIDSVSTMSDIKNSSQRIADITTVIESIAFQTNILALNAAVEAARAGEHGRGFAVVAAEVRALAQRSSTAVKEIETLIDESLEKIEAGYHFSEKTQAVMDDLRDRILQVSTIVNDIDIASREQSAGISQVNIAIVQIGQTTQENAILVNNSEDTAQSLRQKGHHLSELVSVFRI